Proteins from a single region of Gammaproteobacteria bacterium:
- a CDS encoding porin produces the protein MNIHTKKTLPITAAIVIAFGSSSVLAEGPIDGKIYGKINLSVINIDDGTDKAWEIANASSRLGFKGNTEIKENLNVIYKLEYGIYPDDTAKDNTPFTQRNAYVGLKGVAGKIILGRHDTPFKTSQGKIDMFNNLKNGDLKNILSGEVRAKNAIMYTSPSFEGASITALLQPGEKAGTDKEDGIADGKSVSLNYKRDAMYFAVAMDDAIKDKDAVRATALYKGKGFGAGALWQQSEPSDGSKDAEDAFVISGYYKMDTFKFKAQYATSDETRKGNTQIAFGVDYELSKMTKTFAYYSAIEDDAKKETNVFGLGIEHNF, from the coding sequence ATGAATATACATACAAAAAAAACTCTACCCATTACAGCTGCTATTGTGATTGCTTTTGGCTCCTCTTCCGTATTAGCTGAAGGCCCAATTGATGGCAAAATTTATGGAAAAATCAACCTTTCTGTGATCAATATTGATGACGGCACCGATAAAGCCTGGGAGATTGCAAATGCTAGCTCTCGTTTAGGGTTTAAAGGTAACACTGAAATCAAGGAAAACCTGAATGTCATTTATAAACTGGAATATGGTATATACCCAGATGATACAGCGAAAGATAATACCCCTTTTACTCAACGTAATGCGTATGTTGGCCTGAAAGGCGTAGCTGGAAAAATTATTTTAGGTCGTCATGACACACCGTTCAAAACGTCTCAAGGCAAAATTGACATGTTTAATAATTTAAAGAACGGTGACTTAAAAAATATATTAAGTGGTGAAGTGCGAGCAAAAAACGCCATTATGTATACATCACCAAGTTTTGAAGGCGCATCTATCACAGCACTTCTACAACCAGGCGAAAAAGCTGGCACGGATAAAGAAGATGGTATTGCTGATGGCAAATCCGTGTCCCTTAATTATAAACGTGATGCCATGTATTTTGCTGTTGCAATGGATGATGCCATTAAAGATAAAGACGCTGTTCGTGCAACAGCACTTTACAAAGGAAAAGGCTTTGGTGCTGGCGCTCTATGGCAACAATCAGAACCTTCAGATGGATCCAAAGATGCGGAAGATGCTTTTGTTATCAGCGGCTACTACAAAATGGATACATTCAAATTTAAAGCGCAATACGCCACCTCTGATGAAACCAGAAAAGGCAATACACAAATAGCTTTCGGTGTTGATTATGAATTAAGCAAAATGACAAAAACATTTGCTTATTATTCAGCCATTGAAGATGATGCAAAGAAAGAGACAAACGTTTTTGGCCTAGGCATTGAGCATAATTTCTAA
- a CDS encoding AAA family ATPase: MQRIIVMNSKGGCGKTTIATNLASYYASKGLNTALFDYDPQGSSTEWLRQRSVDMPDIYGVVGYRTRTAQSSTQAWKLKVPLDTQRIVLDMPGGIKAHELSAHVKNINAVIIPVLPSSIDMAATARFVRELIFATRLRRNKTPVFFVGNRVHQHANTFHKLEAFLDDMSIPVAANFKDSLDYVRAAETGIGIHEMTCQSVQHERASWDEMIGKIDAALKSPSTHAALYG; the protein is encoded by the coding sequence ATGCAAAGAATTATTGTAATGAACTCCAAGGGCGGATGCGGTAAAACAACCATCGCAACGAACTTGGCAAGTTATTACGCGTCGAAGGGACTCAATACCGCGTTATTTGATTATGATCCTCAAGGGTCAAGTACAGAATGGCTTCGTCAACGGTCTGTTGATATGCCTGATATTTATGGAGTTGTGGGGTATCGAACTCGCACAGCTCAAAGCAGCACGCAAGCCTGGAAGCTTAAGGTGCCGCTTGATACTCAGCGTATTGTGCTAGATATGCCTGGGGGAATTAAAGCACATGAGCTGTCCGCTCACGTCAAAAATATTAATGCCGTGATTATCCCGGTATTGCCTTCTTCCATTGATATGGCTGCAACGGCTCGTTTTGTTCGGGAGCTTATATTTGCAACGCGGTTACGCCGCAATAAAACCCCCGTTTTTTTTGTAGGAAATCGTGTTCATCAACACGCCAATACATTTCATAAGCTTGAAGCATTCCTTGATGATATGAGTATTCCTGTCGCGGCTAATTTTAAGGATAGTCTAGACTATGTAAGAGCAGCAGAAACAGGTATTGGTATTCATGAGATGACATGCCAGTCTGTTCAGCATGAACGGGCGAGTTGGGATGAGATGATAGGTAAGATTGATGCTGCGTTAAAGTCACCGAGCACTCATGCGGCACTTTACGGTTAG